The Candidatus Methylomirabilota bacterium DNA window GGCCGCGGTACTGGATCGCCTCCGCGCAGTGCTCCGGCGCCAGGCGCTCGGCGCCCGCGAGGTCGGCGATGGTCCGCGCCACCTTGAGCACGCGGTCGTGGCCGCGCGCCGAGAGGCCCAGGCGGCTCACAGCCTGCGCCAGGAGCCGCTCGGCCTCGGGCGGCGGGGCGCCGAAGCGCCGCGCCTGGCGCGCGGACATGTCGGCGTTCGCGCGGAGGCCGGTGCCGCGGAAGCGCTCCCACTGGCGCTCGC harbors:
- a CDS encoding ATP-binding protein, encoding PSLDRCLCTPGERGRYLGRLSRPLLDRIDLHVELPALAAADLGGGASAESSASVRHRVLRARERQWERFRGTGLRANADMSARQARRFGAPPPEAERLLAQAVSRLGLSARGHDRVLKVARTIADLAGAERLAPEHCAEAIQYRGLDRAWRA